A genomic region of Aeropyrum pernix K1 contains the following coding sequences:
- a CDS encoding 50S ribosomal protein L5, with translation MSAKAQSLPIPPERVSEILDEWKRSPMRRPRIVKVTVNISIGQSGERLQRAAEVLEELTGQKPVFRKAKRTIRAFGVRKGENIAVMVTLRGEKALNFLKRALDAVGHRIKTSSIDEHGNVSFGIEEHILIPGVKYDPRVGILGMDVAITIQRPGHRIVERRRQRRGHIPRRHRVTREETMVLLNQLFGVTFV, from the coding sequence GTGAGCGCCAAGGCACAGAGTCTCCCAATACCTCCGGAGCGGGTTAGCGAGATACTTGACGAGTGGAAGAGGAGCCCTATGAGGAGGCCTAGGATTGTGAAGGTGACGGTTAACATAAGCATAGGCCAGAGCGGTGAGAGGCTCCAGAGGGCGGCTGAGGTCCTGGAGGAGCTGACGGGCCAGAAGCCGGTTTTCCGGAAGGCCAAGAGGACTATAAGGGCGTTCGGCGTCAGGAAGGGTGAGAACATAGCTGTCATGGTAACGCTCCGCGGCGAGAAGGCTTTAAACTTTCTTAAGAGGGCATTGGATGCCGTCGGCCATAGGATAAAGACGAGCAGTATTGACGAGCACGGCAACGTCTCCTTCGGGATAGAGGAGCACATTCTAATACCTGGGGTGAAGTACGACCCTAGAGTGGGTATACTTGGCATGGACGTCGCCATAACCATACAGAGGCCTGGCCATAGGATTGTAGAGAGGAGGCGCCAGAGGAGGGGTCATATACCGAGGAGGCATAGAGTCACGAGGGAGGAGACTATGGTGCTTCTGAACCAGCTATTCGGCGTCACTTTTGTCTAG
- a CDS encoding 30S ribosomal protein S4e — protein sequence MARMGGQRRLKALAAPRFWPILRKEYKWAVKPRPGPHPAEKSLPLLLIVRNVLGYAQTAREARKLISEGHFRVDGVVRKDYKFPVGFMDVIEVVDTGEKFRMLPYPVKFFKLHPIPEEEGDLKPVRIENKTTVKGGHVQLNLHDGRNILVRVKDPRNPVEDVYRTMDTLLITVPGQEIKGHIKFGEGAIAIIVGGRNVGRVGVVKSVQKGWGRKRTLVTLEDASGNLFQTSLDYVFVIGLDRPVISLPEGAWK from the coding sequence ATGGCTAGGATGGGAGGGCAGCGGAGGCTTAAAGCCCTTGCAGCACCCCGGTTCTGGCCTATACTCCGTAAGGAGTACAAGTGGGCTGTCAAGCCGAGGCCCGGCCCTCATCCAGCAGAGAAGAGCCTCCCCCTGCTGTTAATAGTGAGGAACGTCCTCGGCTATGCCCAGACCGCGAGGGAGGCTAGGAAGCTTATCTCCGAGGGCCACTTCAGGGTCGACGGTGTTGTAAGGAAGGATTACAAGTTCCCCGTCGGCTTCATGGACGTTATAGAGGTTGTGGACACCGGCGAAAAGTTCAGGATGCTACCGTACCCCGTCAAGTTCTTCAAGCTGCACCCTATACCGGAGGAGGAGGGAGATCTGAAGCCCGTTAGGATTGAGAACAAGACAACAGTGAAGGGAGGGCATGTGCAGCTTAACCTACACGACGGCAGGAACATTCTAGTTAGGGTTAAGGACCCGAGGAATCCCGTGGAGGATGTGTATAGGACAATGGACACTCTCCTAATAACGGTCCCCGGCCAGGAGATAAAGGGCCACATAAAATTCGGGGAGGGAGCCATAGCGATTATTGTCGGGGGCCGGAACGTCGGACGCGTGGGCGTTGTGAAGAGCGTGCAGAAGGGCTGGGGTAGGAAGAGGACGTTGGTCACACTCGAGGATGCCAGCGGCAACCTCTTCCAGACTTCCCTGGACTACGTCTTCGTTATAGGCCTCGACAGGCCCGTAATATCGCTACCGGAGGGTGCGTGGAAGTGA
- the rplX gene encoding 50S ribosomal protein L24 → MPVLTRSRQPRKQRRALYRAPLHARQKLVSATLSPELREKYGVRSLPVRKGDKVRVMRGDFKGHEGKVVKVDLRRLRIYIDGVTVTKADGTPVFRPIHPSNVMIVELDLSDEYRKKMIERRAAGRRGGGNSE, encoded by the coding sequence ATGCCGGTGCTGACGAGGAGTAGGCAGCCTAGGAAGCAGAGGAGGGCGCTCTACAGGGCGCCTCTCCATGCGAGGCAGAAGCTGGTCTCGGCTACACTAAGCCCCGAGCTGAGGGAGAAGTACGGTGTCAGGAGCCTTCCGGTTAGGAAGGGAGACAAGGTTAGGGTTATGAGGGGCGACTTCAAGGGTCATGAGGGCAAGGTTGTAAAGGTCGATCTGAGGAGGCTCAGGATCTATATAGACGGTGTTACTGTGACGAAGGCTGACGGTACGCCGGTCTTCAGGCCGATACACCCGTCCAACGTTATGATCGTGGAGCTCGACCTCAGCGACGAGTATAGAAAGAAGATGATCGAGAGGAGGGCAGCAGGCAGGAGAGGTGGCGGCAACTCAGAATAA
- a CDS encoding 50S ribosomal protein L14 produces MAKKKKYGVVVSRYGVNTGLQVGSYVPVADNSGAKEVMIISVPQVKTRLRRLPSAGVGDLVVVSVKKGTPQMRRQVVYAVVVRQRRPFRRPDGTWVSFEDNAVVIVNPDGTPRGSEVRGPIAREAAERWPRVAKIATMIV; encoded by the coding sequence GTGGCTAAGAAGAAGAAGTATGGTGTCGTGGTGTCACGCTATGGAGTCAACACCGGGCTGCAGGTGGGGAGCTATGTACCTGTTGCTGATAACAGTGGCGCCAAGGAGGTTATGATAATAAGCGTTCCCCAGGTTAAGACGAGGCTAAGGAGGCTGCCTTCGGCCGGTGTCGGAGACCTTGTTGTTGTTAGTGTGAAGAAGGGGACTCCCCAGATGAGGAGGCAGGTGGTTTACGCTGTTGTGGTTAGGCAGAGGAGGCCTTTCAGAAGGCCCGACGGAACCTGGGTCTCTTTCGAGGACAACGCGGTTGTTATAGTCAACCCCGACGGCACGCCGAGGGGTAGCGAGGTCAGGGGTCCTATTGCTAGGGAGGCCGCCGAGAGGTGGCCGAGGGTGGCTAAAATAGCTACCATGATAGTATGA
- a CDS encoding 30S ribosomal protein S17: protein MPKFKQVKNLKIPGVEPPEKVCSDPNCPWHGTLRVRGVLLEGVVAKARARRMVVVQHVYLYYDKKYNRYERRSKKIHAHLPDCISVKEGDVVVIGETMPISKTVKFTVLGVKRR, encoded by the coding sequence GTGCCGAAGTTCAAGCAGGTTAAAAACCTGAAGATACCTGGAGTCGAGCCTCCAGAGAAGGTTTGCAGCGACCCTAACTGCCCTTGGCACGGCACGCTGAGGGTTAGGGGGGTGCTGCTAGAGGGGGTTGTTGCTAAGGCTAGGGCGAGGAGGATGGTTGTGGTGCAGCACGTATACCTGTACTACGACAAGAAGTACAATAGGTATGAGAGGAGGAGCAAGAAGATACACGCACACCTGCCCGACTGCATAAGCGTCAAAGAGGGGGATGTGGTGGTGATAGGGGAGACGATGCCGATATCCAAGACAGTAAAATTCACGGTCCTAGGTGTTAAGAGAAGGTAG
- a CDS encoding ribonuclease P protein component 1 yields MKGRRPSHRRQLIPPLLTGLRVKVLAHSDPSLEGLEGWVVVEEARSLRILTLEGRVSTVLKDLAVIEVEAPGGEYIRISGRVLIGNPLDRVKEYRWRVSRRCRSSSRLKT; encoded by the coding sequence GTGAAGGGGAGAAGGCCTAGTCATAGGCGTCAACTAATCCCACCTCTCCTCACCGGCCTACGGGTCAAAGTCCTGGCACACAGCGACCCCTCCCTCGAGGGGCTAGAGGGCTGGGTTGTGGTGGAGGAGGCCCGCTCCCTACGCATTCTAACCCTCGAGGGCAGGGTGTCGACGGTTCTAAAGGATCTGGCAGTGATAGAAGTGGAGGCGCCGGGCGGTGAGTATATTAGGATATCTGGCAGAGTGTTAATCGGGAATCCCCTAGATAGGGTTAAGGAGTATAGGTGGAGGGTGTCCCGGAGGTGCCGAAGTTCAAGCAGGTTAAAAACCTGA
- the rpmC gene encoding 50S ribosomal protein L29 — MGKFKMRSKDLRGMSVEELEKTLRELRIKLMGLRYKAKVGLLENPGELREARRNVARILTVLREKREGEKA, encoded by the coding sequence ATGGGCAAGTTTAAAATGAGGTCTAAGGACTTGAGGGGTATGAGCGTGGAGGAGCTGGAGAAGACGCTCAGGGAGCTGAGGATAAAGCTCATGGGGCTGAGGTACAAGGCTAAGGTAGGCCTCCTAGAGAACCCGGGCGAGCTGAGGGAGGCCAGGAGGAATGTGGCCCGAATACTAACCGTTTTGAGGGAGAAGCGTGAAGGGGAGAAGGCCTAG
- the rpsC gene encoding 30S ribosomal protein S3, with protein MPTKVVKHFLNQGLLRTKIDEWLAQNFYEAGYSRVKVVQTSLGTNITIWAERPALIIGRRGATIRRLQEVFQTVFGLPNPRIRVEQPENPMLDARVQAFRIARSIERGIHFRRVAFAAINRIMSNGALGVEITISGKLTSERARFEKFKAGKVYKSGHKVDELVDRASAYARLPKGVIGVDVIIVKPGKPGDHVRIKSEEEVKDVVDAIRSEIESLGLQEETASTLREHMEAARPGEEHEEDREES; from the coding sequence GTGCCGACTAAGGTTGTAAAACACTTTCTAAACCAGGGTCTCCTGAGGACTAAGATAGACGAGTGGCTGGCTCAGAACTTCTACGAAGCGGGGTACAGCAGGGTCAAGGTTGTTCAGACCAGCCTCGGCACTAACATAACAATATGGGCGGAGAGGCCGGCTCTGATAATAGGGAGGAGGGGGGCCACCATAAGGAGGCTCCAGGAGGTTTTCCAGACGGTGTTCGGCCTCCCCAACCCGAGGATCAGGGTTGAGCAGCCTGAGAACCCCATGCTGGATGCCAGGGTCCAGGCCTTCAGGATAGCGAGGTCTATAGAGAGGGGTATACACTTCAGGAGGGTTGCCTTCGCCGCAATCAACAGGATAATGTCTAACGGGGCCCTCGGCGTCGAGATCACTATAAGCGGGAAGCTAACCAGCGAGAGGGCGAGGTTCGAGAAGTTCAAGGCAGGTAAAGTCTACAAGAGCGGCCACAAAGTGGATGAGCTCGTCGACAGGGCTTCAGCCTACGCTAGACTGCCTAAGGGGGTTATAGGCGTTGACGTAATCATAGTAAAGCCGGGCAAGCCCGGGGACCATGTAAGGATAAAGAGTGAAGAAGAAGTTAAAGACGTGGTAGACGCCATACGCTCAGAGATAGAGAGTCTAGGCCTACAGGAGGAGACCGCCAGCACGCTGAGAGAGCATATGGAGGCGGCCAGGCCCGGAGAGGAGCATGAGGAGGATCGAGAGGAGTCTTAG
- the rplV gene encoding 50S ribosomal protein L22 has product MPRWGYSVKLRDESEVAKAVLRNVPVHPKIMAEVARAISGMRVDEARRYLRAVIEKREAVPFRRAHGKQAHRRGLADKWGWPVGRYPVKAARYMLKLLDNVEANAANKNLDVERLKIIHVAAHKGITLKRWMPRAWGRATPRNRVHSHIEIMVREV; this is encoded by the coding sequence GTGCCCAGGTGGGGTTACAGCGTTAAGCTGAGGGACGAGTCTGAGGTTGCAAAGGCTGTGTTGAGAAACGTGCCTGTGCACCCTAAGATTATGGCGGAGGTGGCGAGAGCCATAAGCGGGATGAGGGTGGACGAGGCTAGGCGCTACCTCAGGGCGGTTATTGAGAAGAGGGAGGCTGTCCCCTTTAGAAGGGCTCACGGTAAGCAGGCCCATAGGAGGGGTCTTGCCGACAAGTGGGGCTGGCCTGTAGGCAGGTACCCGGTGAAGGCTGCCAGGTACATGCTGAAGCTGCTTGACAACGTTGAGGCCAACGCCGCGAACAAGAATCTTGACGTTGAGAGGCTCAAGATTATACATGTCGCAGCCCATAAGGGCATAACCCTGAAGAGGTGGATGCCCCGCGCCTGGGGGCGTGCAACCCCTAGGAACAGGGTTCACAGCCACATAGAAATCATGGTTAGGGAGGTGTAG
- a CDS encoding 30S ribosomal protein S19, with amino-acid sequence MRPEWKKFRYRGRTLEELLKMDIEELARLFPARQRRSLLRGLTPAQQKLLLKVRKIRRRLEEGRLKRPPVIRTHVRDMVILPEMVGLTIAVYNGKEFIPVKIVPEMIGHYLGEFSPTTRIVQHGEPGLKATRSSLHVASK; translated from the coding sequence ATGCGGCCGGAGTGGAAGAAGTTTAGGTACAGGGGGAGGACGCTGGAGGAGCTGTTGAAGATGGATATTGAGGAGCTAGCCCGCCTCTTCCCTGCCAGGCAGAGGCGCAGCCTGCTTAGGGGGCTGACGCCCGCCCAGCAGAAGCTGCTGCTTAAGGTTAGGAAGATTAGGAGGAGGCTGGAGGAGGGCCGTCTGAAGAGACCCCCGGTTATCAGGACCCACGTTAGAGACATGGTGATTCTGCCCGAGATGGTGGGTTTGACTATAGCCGTTTACAATGGCAAGGAGTTCATACCTGTCAAGATAGTGCCGGAGATGATAGGCCACTACCTTGGAGAGTTCAGCCCGACGACCAGGATAGTGCAGCATGGCGAGCCAGGCCTGAAGGCTACAAGGAGCAGCCTCCACGTGGCCAGCAAGTAA
- a CDS encoding VWA domain-containing protein, whose amino-acid sequence MSRGLRLEEIASGLPAAAEALRRQGHRLGTSELVDIIRLARSYADLEGRDFLAEDELEMVVDAVVKHRRLSHAIVEELRRASSSSRFRERVERLESEIMAGLQAMGAKPGWRVSKKKVSRRGREAIAAYMMLRSVGAIQGRPGRERVADAQSLRSLAYTLARQGVESLREAYLSKPSRGGRERRLMEAESGLAPRLAELDEKGLVELGWASMRKGNARLLKDVGVELARRARTGSLSRVRDAYKIMRRAGALDRETLSLMIASDPSLASAPEADANTIARAVGIAGHERGGEILAKRLREAGPGEAETLVSKVPPEALWAVKSHSLDGWKGELVDAASKAAASLRSALRYMEGGGEGWRELGYSMALEAISRASRIGEAASMGGLSRGAVFGMAETAIAILELESSRPSDPERVYSILSRLSLPAAVKVLRSLYSKASVEEREVLVRSMERLLYKYSVRHGLRLLPKTVLSQRRSPRVDVRRSIYQSIRSGRPSIVYRERLRAGRLSLALDVSSSMIDYSSWAIAVASLFLSNISRLVIFSHASTILEGPLSRREVARSLLSVEFRGYTDISTALEKAAHPGVKKIVAVSDLQQTVDSQPLQLVVRSLHRSGYRIAFITPPSARPEDVEAAREAGARVVTAWTPRQAALGVLRHILRRP is encoded by the coding sequence ATGTCTAGGGGCCTCAGGCTCGAAGAGATAGCAAGCGGTCTCCCGGCGGCGGCCGAAGCTCTAAGGCGCCAGGGACACCGCCTCGGCACTTCGGAGCTTGTTGACATTATAAGGCTCGCTAGGAGCTACGCCGACCTAGAGGGCAGGGACTTCCTAGCCGAAGACGAGCTTGAAATGGTCGTTGACGCTGTGGTGAAGCATAGGAGGCTCTCCCATGCTATCGTAGAGGAGCTTAGGAGAGCCTCGTCCAGCAGCAGGTTCAGGGAGAGGGTGGAGAGGCTTGAGAGCGAGATAATGGCGGGTCTCCAGGCTATGGGGGCCAAGCCGGGGTGGAGGGTTTCCAAGAAGAAGGTGTCTAGGAGGGGTAGGGAGGCTATAGCGGCCTACATGATGCTGAGGAGCGTGGGCGCCATACAAGGCAGGCCGGGGAGGGAGAGGGTTGCGGACGCCCAGAGCCTGAGGAGCCTGGCATACACTCTTGCTAGGCAGGGTGTTGAGAGCCTCAGGGAGGCATATCTCTCTAAGCCGTCCCGCGGCGGGAGGGAGAGGCGGCTGATGGAGGCCGAATCCGGTCTTGCGCCGAGGCTCGCGGAGCTTGACGAGAAGGGGCTTGTGGAGCTGGGGTGGGCTTCGATGAGGAAGGGTAACGCCAGGCTCCTGAAGGACGTTGGGGTGGAGCTCGCCAGGAGGGCTAGAACCGGCTCCCTATCCCGGGTGCGTGATGCATATAAGATTATGAGGAGGGCTGGAGCTCTCGACAGGGAGACCCTATCCCTCATGATAGCCTCCGACCCCTCCCTCGCATCTGCTCCCGAGGCCGATGCAAACACTATAGCTAGGGCCGTAGGTATAGCTGGCCACGAGCGGGGAGGGGAGATACTGGCCAAAAGGCTGAGGGAAGCTGGCCCCGGCGAGGCTGAGACCCTCGTCTCAAAAGTTCCTCCCGAAGCGCTCTGGGCTGTGAAGAGCCATAGCCTGGACGGCTGGAAGGGAGAGCTGGTGGACGCGGCTTCGAAGGCCGCCGCCAGCCTTAGGAGTGCGTTGAGATACATGGAGGGAGGGGGTGAGGGGTGGAGGGAGCTAGGCTACTCTATGGCGCTGGAGGCGATAAGCAGGGCTTCCAGGATAGGGGAGGCAGCCTCTATGGGTGGGTTGAGCAGGGGCGCGGTCTTCGGCATGGCTGAGACTGCGATAGCCATTCTGGAGCTGGAGTCCTCCAGGCCGAGTGACCCGGAGAGGGTTTACTCTATTCTCTCCAGGCTGAGCCTTCCGGCAGCCGTCAAGGTCCTCAGGAGCCTCTACTCCAAGGCCAGCGTGGAGGAGAGGGAGGTGCTTGTGAGGAGCATGGAGAGGCTGCTCTACAAGTACTCGGTGAGGCACGGTCTGAGGCTTCTCCCGAAGACCGTCTTGTCGCAGAGGAGGAGCCCGAGGGTCGATGTGAGGAGAAGCATATACCAGAGCATCAGGAGTGGGAGGCCCTCCATAGTTTATAGGGAGAGGCTTAGGGCTGGGAGGCTGAGCCTTGCTCTCGACGTGAGCTCGTCCATGATAGACTATTCCTCCTGGGCCATAGCAGTGGCCAGCCTCTTCCTCTCCAACATATCCAGGCTAGTCATATTCAGCCATGCCTCCACAATTCTCGAGGGCCCACTCAGCAGGAGGGAGGTTGCTAGGTCCCTCCTCTCCGTGGAGTTCAGGGGCTACACAGACATATCGACAGCGCTGGAGAAGGCTGCACATCCGGGTGTCAAGAAGATTGTGGCGGTAAGCGATCTGCAACAAACCGTCGACAGCCAGCCCCTACAGCTGGTGGTCAGGAGTCTACACCGCTCAGGCTACAGGATAGCTTTCATAACACCGCCCAGCGCCAGGCCGGAGGATGTGGAGGCCGCTAGGGAGGCGGGGGCGAGAGTGGTAACCGCATGGACCCCCCGCCAGGCTGCCCTCGGCGTCCTCAGGCACATCCTAAGGCGCCCCTAG
- a CDS encoding AAA family ATPase, producing MEGLGGMAGPVAAQDTIEARVWDAYGSLVESSVGRVRSPEAAVKLLENRYKLVVDKRVVTLVYAAFLNGRPVLFEGPPGTGKTEIGEALLELWAGRKPFILPCSEGYDEYKVIGDFHPQMAMKHGFNEESFVPRPLLAALILDTGVLVDEIRRSSEEFQNMLLDIIDKRRIVVPEIRRVFKARGTGFQLIMTSNPEDIAQNELSDAFLRRVVRVRFDYPPRHVEERIVRLRTEEKPLLGAEVMEVIMRVVSRLRTSNISHKPGTSESVAWARMAQSIAALKGRDRVSLEDLAEAAEAVLVKRVDDEDVVREVLGEALNV from the coding sequence ATGGAAGGTCTGGGAGGCATGGCAGGGCCTGTAGCGGCTCAGGATACTATAGAGGCTAGAGTCTGGGATGCCTACGGCTCCCTTGTGGAGAGTAGTGTAGGCAGGGTTAGGAGCCCGGAGGCCGCTGTAAAGCTGCTCGAGAACAGGTACAAGCTCGTGGTTGACAAGAGGGTTGTAACCCTGGTTTACGCCGCCTTCCTAAACGGGAGGCCCGTCCTCTTCGAGGGCCCCCCTGGCACCGGGAAGACTGAGATAGGCGAGGCCCTGCTGGAGCTGTGGGCCGGTAGGAAGCCCTTCATACTCCCCTGCAGCGAAGGCTATGACGAGTACAAGGTGATAGGCGACTTCCACCCCCAGATGGCTATGAAGCACGGCTTCAACGAGGAAAGCTTCGTCCCCCGGCCCCTCCTCGCCGCCCTCATACTGGATACTGGCGTCCTCGTCGACGAGATCAGGAGGAGCAGCGAGGAGTTCCAGAACATGCTCCTAGACATAATAGATAAGAGGAGGATTGTTGTCCCGGAGATTAGGAGAGTCTTCAAGGCCAGGGGCACGGGGTTCCAGCTTATAATGACTAGCAACCCCGAGGACATAGCGCAGAACGAGCTCAGCGACGCTTTTCTGCGCCGGGTTGTGAGGGTGAGGTTCGACTACCCTCCCAGGCACGTTGAGGAGAGGATTGTTAGGCTGAGGACGGAGGAGAAGCCCCTGCTGGGTGCCGAGGTCATGGAGGTCATAATGAGGGTTGTCTCGAGGCTGAGGACCTCTAACATAAGCCACAAGCCGGGCACCTCAGAGTCCGTGGCCTGGGCCAGGATGGCGCAGAGTATAGCAGCGCTCAAGGGGAGGGATAGGGTTAGCCTAGAGGACCTCGCCGAGGCTGCTGAAGCGGTTCTCGTGAAGCGCGTCGACGACGAGGATGTAGTGAGGGAGGTCCTGGGTGAGGCCCTGAATGTCTAG
- the cas4 gene encoding CRISPR-associated protein Cas4, which translates to MGARRGEGGDSAEAGRRFRIAPSRLRTFVYCPRLYFFETHMPAERGLTERVRMILGTVYHAAAALLDRIRGSRAEEPVEASIGGYLIAGRPDSWRMDDGEVLVVERKSGRGPKVGVWLSDLLQAVAYAIALSRRSNARAARVKIVYLRGGSGEYSVGEDLVYTAMRAMEDMRLAAEGILPYPHRSPRKCAICPYREECYSLDESLPEEAREALVEPGSWVAGLESVYRGRGGGQEF; encoded by the coding sequence GTGGGAGCTAGACGGGGAGAAGGTGGTGATAGCGCTGAAGCGGGCCGCCGCTTCAGGATAGCCCCAAGCAGGCTCAGAACATTTGTCTACTGCCCGCGCCTATACTTTTTCGAAACACACATGCCCGCCGAGAGGGGGCTTACAGAGAGGGTTAGGATGATACTGGGCACGGTATACCACGCTGCCGCCGCCCTCCTAGACAGAATCCGGGGTTCGAGGGCTGAGGAGCCGGTTGAAGCCTCCATAGGCGGGTACCTCATAGCCGGGAGGCCGGACTCCTGGAGGATGGATGACGGGGAGGTGCTTGTTGTTGAGAGGAAGAGCGGCAGGGGCCCCAAGGTGGGGGTGTGGCTCTCAGATCTCCTGCAGGCCGTGGCCTACGCTATAGCGCTCTCGAGGAGAAGCAACGCGAGGGCGGCCCGAGTTAAGATAGTCTACCTCCGGGGCGGCTCGGGAGAGTATAGTGTGGGCGAGGACCTCGTGTACACCGCAATGAGAGCCATGGAGGATATGAGGCTCGCGGCCGAGGGCATCCTACCCTACCCCCACAGGAGCCCGAGGAAATGCGCTATATGCCCCTACAGGGAGGAGTGCTACAGCCTCGACGAGAGCCTCCCGGAGGAGGCCAGAGAGGCCCTCGTGGAGCCCGGCTCCTGGGTGGCCGGGTTAGAAAGCGTCTACAGGGGGAGGGGCGGAGGGCAAGAGTTCTAA